Below is a genomic region from Lusitaniella coriacea LEGE 07157.
CCGCGCGAGATTTGTCGAGACAGGAATGGCTCGCTTTTGCGTTCCTTCGGGTGAGAAAGCGGGAATGTTCCTTGCCACAGTCGAAGTCGTATTGAAATCCGGATCGACTCCGCTAAACAGAAGCGGTCGCGTTTGGCGACCCACAACACCATCGGCGTTTAAACCTTGTTGCCGTTGGAAATCCTCAATTGCTTCTTCTGTCTTGGCATCGTAGACTCCTGTGGGTAGGACGTAACTGTACCCAAGGACTTGCAAGCGCATTTGAATTCGCGTCACCTCTTCGCTACTCTCGCCAAAACGCTGTGCCATCGCGCCGCCTGCGGTTGTGAAAATCCCTAGGATAACTGTTAAGGACAGCAATGTGAGTTGCAGGGATGTGCCTCGCAGGGATTTTTTGAGCCATTCCCAAATATTTAACTCGCGATCGCGCGATCTGCTAGGTTTCTTCACAGACCGTTTCACGATGCGCTTCCGCGATCGCGTGGGGGACTCGTAAGCTAGGCAAAGATGAAGATAGGCAACGCTTTCCATAAGGTTTCCCAAAGGTGAATGAACAACGAAACGACCCTGATGGCGGCAAACTCTGCCTTAGTTTAAAAACTGCGGAGACTTTTGTCTACTGGCAAGGCTCAACTTGCGTCTCACTGAATGGAATTTTTACGCGATCGCGCTAAATCAAATCTGCACTATGACACACCACTGCAAATAAAGTCGCAATTCCCGTAATCCCTAGCGCGACCAGGGGATGTTGACCTTGACTAATTGCAAAAGATGTAACAATCCCAGCGCCGAGGGCAGCCGTTAGCGCAGCGCCCACAAAATCTTTATCGGTATTCTTGCGATACATAGCGAAATTCTCTAATTATTGGAAAACCTTGGTTCACAACGTACCATTTCCTTTTTCCTCCTTTAAATTTCAGCGAAACTATCGCAATCAAGCTTTAAGTTTAGCCAAGTTTCTTAACATCCTTAGTTAGAAACAAAGGAGGGTGCAACTGCCCAGTCTCAATACAACAGAGAACGATCCCGTAAAGTTTGCCCTCCATAATCGGATCGATCTCATCAAAGCTCGATAAATCTCAAAAAGATTGCCCGTCAGCCCTTGCGCGATCGCGTAATGTTTAGAACAGCATTCTTTTTTGCCCTCGCGCAATCGTCTACAATATCGACCAAAAGCGCTCTAAATTGGGTGAGGACTGAACGGCATGGCACAGAAAAACATTGCAAATCGATCGATTGCTATTTTTACATTATTGTTGAGCGTTACCGGAGGCGGTTGGGCGAATGCAGCGATGCCATCTGCGGAATTAACCGATCTTCCCGCGAACGAACGCATCCTTCTCTCTCAAAGACTCATCGGACAGTGCCGTGCTGCCAAAAGAGATATTTTTATCTATCGAGGTCGTTCCACAGATACCCAAAAGCTTCAAACATTAAGCACAAACGAGCGCGTCAGACTTGCCGATAATGCAGTCGATGGGAGCGGCTGGATTGCTATCGATGAACCAAGAGCAGGATTCGTTCAAGCTCAAGACCTTCAACCCTGCAACACTCCCTCCACAGGACTCACCGGACAGTGCCGTGCTGCCAAACGAGGTATTTTTATCTATCGAGGTCGTTCCACAGACAGCCAAAAACTTCAGGCATTAAGCATAAGCGATCGCGTAAGATTGGCAGAACCATCGGGTCGCAATGGCTGGATTGAAATCGACCGTCCCATTAGGGGATTCGTTCAAAAGAATGACTTACTCCCATCTTGCGATTCTCCCGCCGCAGCGACTCCCATCTCACCCAGCAACACGCTTTGTCGTCGAGTCATTTACGATGGCGTTGAAGGGATGACTATTCGCTCTGGTGCCGGACTGAATTTTCCCAGAGTGGGAGGCGTTTTCTTTGGAGATATCGTGCAAATAGATCCTTCCGCCAGACGCTTATTAGATGATGAAAGACGTGCATGGGTCAAACTCACCTCACCCGTGTCCGGCTGGATCTCGAATGGCTTTCCTGACTTTGGAGAGCGAAATATCGCCGCCTGTTCGTAATCTTGCTGAAAGCGAACTCCCGTACAATGCAGCGTCAATTCTAGAATTGCTAGAGTACTCCAATCAATAAACTATCCCACAACCTATCTTCCTCACCCCGTCACCCTGTCTCCCCGTCTGTCTGATGCTATTGAACAACTTTTTATTTGGGGTATTCTTATTCGCCAGATGAGTCCATTTTTTCCACATTCCCCGCTTTAACCCAACCCA
It encodes:
- a CDS encoding SH3 domain-containing protein, whose amino-acid sequence is MAQKNIANRSIAIFTLLLSVTGGGWANAAMPSAELTDLPANERILLSQRLIGQCRAAKRDIFIYRGRSTDTQKLQTLSTNERVRLADNAVDGSGWIAIDEPRAGFVQAQDLQPCNTPSTGLTGQCRAAKRGIFIYRGRSTDSQKLQALSISDRVRLAEPSGRNGWIEIDRPIRGFVQKNDLLPSCDSPAAATPISPSNTLCRRVIYDGVEGMTIRSGAGLNFPRVGGVFFGDIVQIDPSARRLLDDERRAWVKLTSPVSGWISNGFPDFGERNIAACS